From one Phocaeicola salanitronis DSM 18170 genomic stretch:
- a CDS encoding exo-rhamnogalacturonan lyase family protein, which produces MKRIILIGMAICAVWGLKAQSAGSISGLDKAHFDKYWKVESESPDYEVSFSGDTCEILSPKGLTLWRKEKMCGNVVIEYDACVVDEGKPGDRLSDLNCFWMASDPQAKNIWQRMDWRKGEFLKCYSLQLYYLGYGGNYNSTTRFRRYDGNQAGVTDAAQRPGILKEYTDKEHLLVPNKWYHVKLVNKGDRVQYYIDGKRLVDYCDPNPLREGWFGFRTTLSRTRIANFRYVCREDKDTACLHWVGEVPSQACGVSFGVPFRKGEVQPDMPLLLQDADGKVIASDSWTAAYWPDGSVKWAGMAAVVPGGTTSLQVVPKRKSPESPELSALTVEETPSGWKVSTGVITAYVPRSGSCVIDSLLYGKTKVGGAADLIASVQDKPLGEGLSESHVTHFSSRLQRVSVERAGKVRATLKLEGVHQSAGREWLPFVLRLYFYAGSEQVRMVHSFVFDGEQDKDFIRSIGVRFRVPMREALYNRHVAFACAEGGVWSEPVQPLVGRRVLTLGDDKTLQQQQMEGKRIPAYEQFDEKNRDLLDHWAAWDNFRLSQLTDNAFSIRKRAEADRPWIGTFTGTRSDGFVFAGDVSGGIGVGLQDFWQAYPASLEVRQARSDEASLIVWLWSPEAEAMDLRHYDSVAHDLNASYEDVQEGMSTPYGIARTHTLTLVPKAAYPGKKGIADIACLLAKASPLLCTPEYLHACRAFGIWSLPDRSNPARSRVEDRLDAYISFYQKAIEQHKWYGFWNYGDFMHAYDPVRHEWRYDVGGFAWDNTELASNMWLWYNFLRTGRYDIWKMAEAMTRHTAEVDVYHIGPNAGLGSRHNVSHWGCGAKEARISQAAWNRFYYYLTTDERSGDLMAEVKDADQKLYTLDPMRLAEPRSKFPSSAPARLRIGPDWLAYAGNWMTEWERTRDRKYLDKIVTGMNSIASLPNGLFTGNKALGFYPDTGVITYEGDPTLKNTNHLMTIMGGFELMNEMQGMIDVPAFNQAWLEHARDFKLYNHFRVSRLQAYAAWHLYDPKRAAEAWTDLWGRLEHTPAPPMTVRKILPPEVPAPLDECMPISTNDAALWSLDAIYMQEVIPQ; this is translated from the coding sequence ATGAAACGTATCATATTGATTGGTATGGCTATATGCGCTGTTTGGGGATTAAAGGCTCAGAGCGCAGGAAGTATATCGGGACTTGATAAAGCCCATTTTGATAAGTATTGGAAAGTGGAATCGGAGTCACCGGATTATGAAGTGTCGTTTTCGGGAGATACGTGTGAAATCCTTTCGCCTAAAGGATTGACCTTGTGGCGGAAAGAGAAGATGTGTGGAAATGTCGTAATCGAATACGACGCTTGTGTGGTGGACGAAGGGAAGCCGGGTGACCGTCTGAGTGACCTGAACTGTTTCTGGATGGCCTCCGATCCGCAAGCGAAGAACATCTGGCAACGTATGGACTGGCGCAAAGGGGAGTTCCTGAAGTGCTACTCGCTGCAGCTTTATTATTTGGGCTACGGAGGGAATTACAATTCTACGACCCGTTTCCGCAGGTATGACGGCAATCAGGCTGGGGTAACTGATGCGGCACAACGTCCGGGCATCTTGAAGGAGTATACCGATAAAGAGCATTTGCTTGTTCCTAACAAGTGGTATCACGTTAAGTTGGTGAATAAAGGCGACCGGGTACAATATTACATAGATGGTAAAAGGCTGGTGGATTATTGCGACCCCAATCCCTTGCGGGAAGGTTGGTTCGGCTTTCGCACCACCTTGTCGCGTACGCGGATTGCTAATTTCCGGTATGTTTGTCGGGAGGATAAGGATACGGCGTGTTTGCATTGGGTAGGAGAAGTGCCTTCACAGGCTTGCGGGGTAAGTTTCGGTGTGCCTTTCCGTAAAGGGGAAGTACAGCCGGATATGCCTTTGCTTTTGCAGGATGCGGATGGGAAAGTGATTGCTTCTGATAGCTGGACTGCTGCTTATTGGCCTGACGGGTCGGTGAAGTGGGCAGGTATGGCGGCGGTAGTTCCCGGAGGTACAACATCTTTACAGGTCGTTCCGAAACGGAAGAGCCCCGAAAGTCCGGAGCTTTCCGCTTTGACTGTAGAGGAGACGCCGTCGGGTTGGAAAGTCTCTACGGGAGTGATAACAGCCTATGTTCCTCGTTCGGGCAGTTGCGTCATAGACAGTTTGCTATATGGTAAGACGAAAGTAGGAGGGGCTGCCGACTTAATCGCTTCTGTTCAGGACAAACCGTTGGGTGAAGGGTTGTCTGAATCGCATGTCACGCATTTTTCCAGCCGGTTGCAACGTGTGTCTGTAGAACGGGCAGGAAAGGTCCGTGCAACCTTGAAGTTGGAAGGGGTTCATCAGTCTGCCGGGCGTGAATGGCTTCCGTTTGTATTGCGCTTGTATTTTTATGCCGGAAGCGAGCAGGTCCGGATGGTACATTCGTTTGTGTTCGACGGAGAACAAGACAAGGATTTTATCCGTTCGATAGGCGTACGCTTTCGTGTGCCAATGCGTGAGGCATTGTATAACCGGCACGTTGCTTTCGCTTGTGCGGAAGGAGGAGTATGGAGTGAACCGGTACAGCCTTTGGTGGGACGGCGTGTCTTGACATTAGGTGATGACAAAACGCTCCAGCAACAGCAAATGGAAGGAAAACGGATTCCTGCATACGAGCAGTTCGATGAGAAAAACCGTGACTTGCTCGACCACTGGGCTGCATGGGATAATTTCCGCCTTTCTCAATTGACGGACAATGCGTTTTCTATCCGGAAACGGGCAGAGGCAGACCGTCCTTGGATTGGAACGTTTACCGGAACCCGTTCCGACGGATTTGTCTTTGCAGGTGATGTGAGTGGAGGTATCGGTGTCGGATTGCAGGATTTTTGGCAAGCATATCCGGCTTCGTTGGAGGTGCGGCAAGCCCGTTCGGATGAGGCTTCGCTAATTGTTTGGTTATGGAGTCCGGAAGCGGAAGCGATGGACTTGCGCCATTATGATAGCGTCGCTCATGATTTGAATGCCAGTTATGAAGATGTGCAGGAAGGAATGAGTACACCTTATGGCATTGCGCGTACGCATACCTTGACCTTGGTTCCGAAAGCGGCTTATCCGGGAAAGAAAGGCATCGCTGATATTGCTTGCCTGTTGGCTAAAGCGTCTCCCTTGCTGTGTACTCCTGAATATCTGCATGCTTGCCGGGCTTTTGGCATTTGGTCGTTGCCCGACCGTAGCAATCCGGCACGCAGCCGGGTAGAAGACCGGTTGGATGCCTATATAAGTTTTTATCAAAAAGCGATAGAGCAACACAAATGGTATGGCTTTTGGAATTACGGCGACTTTATGCATGCATACGACCCGGTGCGTCATGAATGGCGGTATGATGTAGGAGGGTTTGCATGGGACAATACCGAACTGGCTTCTAATATGTGGCTTTGGTATAATTTCCTCCGTACCGGACGTTATGATATATGGAAGATGGCTGAGGCGATGACCCGCCATACTGCTGAAGTGGATGTGTATCACATCGGTCCGAATGCAGGACTGGGAAGCCGTCACAATGTCAGCCACTGGGGATGTGGGGCAAAAGAGGCGCGTATCAGCCAAGCGGCGTGGAACCGTTTCTATTATTACTTGACAACAGACGAACGTAGCGGCGATTTGATGGCGGAAGTAAAAGACGCAGACCAGAAACTTTATACGCTCGACCCGATGCGGTTGGCTGAGCCTCGAAGCAAATTCCCTTCTTCCGCTCCGGCACGCCTGCGCATCGGTCCGGACTGGCTGGCATACGCGGGCAATTGGATGACCGAGTGGGAACGTACGCGCGACCGGAAGTATTTGGATAAGATAGTGACGGGTATGAACAGCATTGCTTCGTTGCCCAATGGGTTGTTTACGGGAAACAAGGCGTTGGGGTTCTATCCCGATACCGGTGTCATTACTTACGAGGGAGACCCGACGTTGAAGAACACCAACCATTTGATGACGATTATGGGTGGCTTTGAACTGATGAACGAAATGCAAGGCATGATTGACGTTCCTGCATTCAATCAGGCTTGGCTGGAACATGCACGCGACTTTAAGTTGTATAATCATTTTCGTGTCAGTCGTTTGCAGGCATACGCGGCTTGGCATCTGTATGACCCCAAGCGGGCGGCTGAGGCTTGGACAGACTTGTGGGGAAGGCTGGAACATACGCCCGCTCCTCCTATGACGGTAAGGAAGATCTTGCCTCCCGAAGTGCCTGCTCCGTTGGATGAATGCATGCCGATTAGTACCAATGATGCGGCATTGTGGAGCCTGGACGCCATTTATATGCAGGAAGTCATCCCGCAATAG
- a CDS encoding glycoside hydrolase family 2 protein, with protein MGIQASERKKYNFNSDWLLKIGDMERAESPKYADGDWEKVTLPHAFNEDEAFRVNIKDLTDTIVWYRKHFRLPAEAKGRKVFIEFEGARQGIDLYVNGKLVGQHENGVMAFGFDLTPYIHSGENVIAARIDNDWDYAERSTGVKYQWSDRNFNANYGGLPKNVWLHVTGKVYQTLPLYSNLKTTGVYVYAEDIRVQSRKAVVHAESEVKNETKKVQTVGYEVELLDRDGKLVKRFSGKEQTVPAGGTAILSAEAEVGGLHFWSWGYGYLYTVKTALVIDGKKTDEVVTRTGFRKTRFAEGKVWLNDRVIQLKGFAQRTSNEWPAVGMSVPAWLSDYSNGLMVEGNANLVRWMHVTPWKQDVESCDRVGLIQAMPAGDAEKDCTGVRWEQRKAVMRDAIIYNRNNPSILFYECGNESISREHMLEMKAIRDRYDYHGGRAIGSREMLDIRDAEYGGEMLYINKSAHHPMWAMEYCRDEGLRKYWDNYSYPFHKDGEGNTAYHSAATGKTQKHADASVYNRNQDSFAVENVIRWFDYWRERPGTGRRVSSGGAKIIFSDTNTHFRGVENYRRSGDTDPMRIPKDSYYAHQVMWDGWVDTEQPRIHIVGHWNYDAGVVKPVYVVSNTDSVALLVNGKAVEGVHRDYHFLFTADSVAFEAGTLEAIGYNEGKEAVRTRLETAGEPAAIKLAAIQNPDGWKADGADLALVQVEVVDAQGRRCPLANDLIHFTLDGPAEWRGGIAQGPDNYILSEDLPVECGVNRVLLRSHTRSGRIVLKAEAKGLQPAELVLSTESIEVENGLSTYIPGDCLAGRLTRGETPDTPSYRDRAVDVAVLSARAGAHTEKASNSFDDNELSEWRNDGKASTAWITYRLERIARVDEVCLKLTGWRMRSYPLEIYAGDTLVWSGETDKSLGYVHLNVKPVPASEITIRLKGSSKEDDAFGQIVEVAAPVANELDLFKAKGGAETGHELRIVEIEFKEHLNR; from the coding sequence ATGGGGATACAGGCAAGCGAACGGAAGAAGTATAATTTCAACAGCGACTGGCTGCTGAAGATTGGAGATATGGAACGGGCAGAGTCGCCCAAGTATGCGGATGGAGATTGGGAGAAGGTGACGCTTCCCCATGCGTTCAATGAAGACGAGGCTTTCCGCGTAAATATAAAAGACTTGACCGATACTATCGTGTGGTACCGCAAGCATTTCCGCCTTCCGGCAGAGGCAAAAGGGAGGAAGGTGTTTATCGAGTTTGAAGGGGCACGCCAGGGCATCGACCTGTATGTGAACGGGAAGCTGGTGGGACAGCACGAGAACGGGGTGATGGCTTTCGGATTCGACCTGACACCTTATATTCATTCGGGAGAAAATGTGATTGCCGCCCGTATTGACAACGACTGGGATTATGCGGAGCGGTCTACGGGCGTGAAGTACCAGTGGAGCGACCGCAATTTCAATGCCAACTACGGCGGTCTGCCCAAGAACGTATGGCTGCACGTGACCGGAAAGGTTTATCAGACCCTTCCGCTTTATAGCAATCTGAAAACGACAGGAGTGTATGTCTATGCCGAAGATATCCGGGTACAATCGCGTAAAGCCGTTGTGCATGCCGAATCGGAAGTGAAGAACGAGACAAAGAAGGTGCAGACGGTAGGTTATGAGGTAGAGCTGCTGGACCGTGACGGCAAGCTGGTGAAGCGTTTTTCGGGTAAAGAGCAGACGGTTCCGGCAGGCGGCACAGCAATATTGTCTGCTGAGGCGGAAGTGGGCGGACTGCACTTCTGGAGTTGGGGATACGGGTATCTGTATACCGTGAAGACCGCTTTGGTAATTGATGGGAAGAAAACCGACGAGGTGGTGACGCGTACCGGATTCCGCAAGACCCGCTTTGCCGAAGGCAAGGTGTGGCTGAACGACCGGGTGATTCAGTTGAAAGGCTTTGCCCAGCGTACCAGCAACGAATGGCCTGCCGTGGGCATGTCGGTTCCGGCATGGCTGAGCGACTATAGCAACGGGCTGATGGTGGAAGGCAATGCCAACCTGGTGCGCTGGATGCATGTTACGCCCTGGAAACAGGACGTGGAGTCGTGCGACCGTGTGGGGCTGATTCAGGCGATGCCGGCAGGTGACGCTGAAAAAGACTGTACAGGCGTGCGTTGGGAACAGCGTAAGGCTGTGATGCGTGATGCCATTATTTATAACCGCAACAATCCGAGCATTCTTTTCTACGAGTGCGGCAACGAGTCCATCAGCCGTGAGCACATGCTCGAAATGAAAGCCATACGTGACCGGTACGATTATCATGGAGGCCGTGCCATCGGTTCGCGCGAGATGCTGGATATCCGTGATGCGGAATACGGGGGCGAAATGCTTTACATCAACAAGAGTGCGCACCATCCGATGTGGGCGATGGAGTATTGCCGCGACGAGGGATTGCGTAAGTATTGGGACAATTATTCGTATCCTTTCCATAAAGACGGTGAAGGGAATACGGCATATCATTCGGCTGCTACGGGCAAGACCCAGAAGCATGCCGATGCCAGTGTGTATAACCGCAACCAGGATTCGTTTGCTGTAGAGAATGTCATCCGCTGGTTCGATTATTGGCGCGAGCGTCCGGGGACGGGGCGGCGTGTCAGCTCAGGCGGTGCGAAAATCATCTTTTCGGATACGAATACCCATTTCCGCGGGGTAGAAAACTATCGCCGGAGCGGAGATACCGACCCGATGCGCATCCCGAAAGACTCGTACTATGCCCATCAGGTGATGTGGGACGGCTGGGTAGATACGGAACAGCCCCGTATCCATATCGTAGGGCACTGGAACTACGATGCCGGTGTGGTGAAGCCGGTATATGTCGTTTCGAATACAGACAGTGTCGCCTTGCTGGTCAATGGAAAAGCGGTGGAAGGCGTTCACCGTGACTATCATTTCCTGTTTACCGCCGACAGTGTGGCTTTCGAGGCAGGAACCCTGGAGGCTATTGGATATAATGAAGGCAAGGAAGCGGTGCGTACCCGTCTGGAAACAGCAGGCGAACCGGCTGCAATCAAGCTGGCCGCCATTCAGAACCCGGACGGCTGGAAAGCCGATGGTGCCGATTTGGCTTTGGTGCAAGTGGAGGTGGTCGATGCACAGGGGCGCCGTTGCCCCTTGGCAAATGACTTGATTCATTTCACCTTGGATGGACCTGCCGAATGGCGTGGAGGCATTGCGCAGGGACCGGACAATTATATCTTGTCGGAAGATTTGCCGGTGGAGTGTGGCGTGAACCGTGTGCTGTTGCGTTCGCACACCCGGTCCGGACGAATCGTGCTGAAAGCCGAAGCCAAGGGATTGCAGCCTGCCGAACTGGTATTATCAACTGAAAGCATAGAAGTGGAAAATGGGTTGAGCACATATATACCGGGAGATTGTCTGGCAGGCAGGCTTACCCGTGGCGAAACGCCGGATACGCCTTCTTATCGTGACCGTGCTGTAGATGTGGCGGTTCTCTCTGCCCGGGCGGGAGCTCATACCGAAAAGGCAAGCAACAGTTTCGATGATAACGAATTGAGCGAGTGGCGGAATGACGGGAAAGCTTCTACCGCCTGGATTACTTACCGGTTGGAACGCATCGCGCGGGTAGATGAAGTCTGCCTCAAGCTGACGGGCTGGCGCATGCGCAGCTATCCGTTGGAAATCTATGCCGGAGACACGTTGGTATGGAGCGGCGAAACCGACAAGAGCCTGGGGTATGTGCATCTGAATGTGAAGCCAGTGCCGGCTTCGGAGATAACCATCCGCCTGAAAGGCAGCAGTAAGGAAGACGATGCATTCGGCCAGATAGTCGAGGTTGCCGCACCGGTTGCGAACGAACTGGACTTGTTCAAGGCAAAGGGCGGTGCCGAGACCGGACACGAGCTTCGGATAGTGGAAATAGAATTTAAAGAACATCTGAACCGTTGA
- a CDS encoding alpha-d-galacturonidase, whose protein sequence is MAEGRSYERVPVEAPFPMDSVTLCSFPDRDFVITKYGASHADKKKNTRALAKAIEACNRAGGGRVVVPAGEWFTGPVHLKSNVNLYLEEGAVLRFSDDPADYLPAVMTSWEGLECYNYSPLVYAFECENVAITGKGVLAPDMDTWKIWFKRPQAHLHALAQLYSMASTDVPVELRQMARGENHLRPHLIHFNRCKHVLLDGFKIRQSPFWTIHLYMCNSGVVRNLDVQAHGHNNDGIDFEMSRNFLVEHCTFDQGDDAVVIKSGRNQDAWRLNTPCENIVVRHCAIRKGHVLLGIGSEMSGGVRNIYMHDCTVPESVQRLFFLKTNHRRGGFIENIYLENIEAGDMLRAFEIDTDVLYQWKDLVPTYERKLTRIKGIYMKNVHCKSADAIYELKGEKEEPIRDVFIENVKVDTIRQFVNRIEHVEGLHANDVSYGVIKN, encoded by the coding sequence ATGGCTGAAGGGCGCTCGTATGAACGGGTACCGGTAGAGGCACCTTTCCCGATGGATTCGGTTACGTTGTGTTCGTTTCCTGACCGGGACTTTGTAATTACAAAGTATGGCGCTTCTCATGCGGATAAGAAGAAGAATACCCGTGCGCTTGCCAAGGCTATCGAGGCTTGTAACCGTGCAGGAGGAGGAAGAGTCGTGGTTCCTGCCGGCGAATGGTTTACAGGACCTGTGCATTTGAAGAGCAATGTCAACCTGTATCTGGAAGAAGGGGCGGTACTGCGCTTTTCTGATGATCCGGCTGATTACCTTCCGGCGGTGATGACTTCGTGGGAAGGTTTGGAATGTTATAATTACTCTCCGTTGGTTTATGCGTTTGAGTGTGAGAATGTAGCCATTACGGGAAAGGGTGTATTGGCTCCTGATATGGATACGTGGAAAATATGGTTCAAGCGTCCGCAGGCGCATTTGCATGCATTGGCACAGCTTTATTCGATGGCGTCTACTGACGTGCCGGTCGAATTGCGGCAGATGGCAAGAGGGGAGAACCACCTCCGCCCGCACCTGATTCATTTTAACCGTTGCAAGCATGTCCTCTTGGATGGGTTTAAGATTCGGCAAAGTCCGTTTTGGACGATTCATCTCTATATGTGCAATAGCGGAGTGGTCCGTAACCTTGACGTGCAGGCTCACGGGCATAATAACGACGGCATCGATTTTGAGATGAGCCGCAATTTCCTTGTGGAGCATTGCACATTCGACCAAGGTGATGATGCCGTGGTTATCAAGTCGGGGCGAAATCAGGACGCATGGCGGCTGAATACGCCTTGCGAGAATATTGTGGTACGGCATTGTGCCATCCGCAAAGGGCATGTCCTGCTGGGTATCGGAAGTGAAATGTCGGGAGGCGTACGCAACATTTACATGCACGACTGTACGGTGCCTGAATCGGTGCAACGCCTCTTTTTCTTGAAGACCAATCACCGGCGCGGCGGATTTATCGAGAATATTTATTTGGAGAACATCGAGGCGGGTGACATGCTCCGTGCCTTTGAAATCGATACCGATGTGCTTTACCAGTGGAAAGACCTCGTGCCGACGTATGAGCGGAAGCTGACACGCATCAAAGGCATATACATGAAAAATGTACATTGCAAGTCGGCAGATGCGATTTACGAACTGAAAGGCGAGAAGGAAGAACCTATCCGGGATGTCTTTATCGAGAATGTAAAGGTCGATACGATCCGCCAGTTCGTCAACCGGATTGAGCATGTAGAAGGCTTGCATGCGAATGACGTAAGCTATGGGGTGATTAAGAATTAA
- a CDS encoding rhamnogalacturonan acetylesterase, producing MVCAQNQVAAPMEDVNQVTDLTLDSLNKANTVRPVPGSSRKGDNPVLFLVGNSTMRTGTLGNGNNGQWGWGYFAHEYFDEDRITVENHALGGTSSRTFYTKLWKDVLKGVRKGDWVIIELGHNDNGPYDSGRARASIPGIGKDTLNVTIKETGEKETVYTYGEYMRRFIRETKEKGAYPVLFSLTPRNAWEDADSTIITRVNKTFGLWAKQVAKKEHVPFIDLNEITARKFEKFGKEKVKTMFYIDRIHTSTFGARVNAESAAEGIRACKGLELAKYLKPVEKDTVTGSSRKKGCPVLFTVGDSTVRNQDEDENGQWGWGSVIAELFDLDRISVENCAKAGRSARTYLEEGRWDKVYHALQPGDFVLIQFGHNDAGDINTGKARAELPGAGDESKVFLMEATRKYNVVYTFGWYLRKFIMDAKEKGAIPIVLSHTPRNMWDNGKIQSNADSFGKWTKEAAERAGAYFIDLNKISGDKLQKLGYEEGLKEVMPYFCKDHTHTSKQGARLNAKSIVEGLQQTDCALKEYLK from the coding sequence ATGGTATGTGCCCAAAATCAAGTGGCAGCTCCGATGGAAGATGTGAACCAGGTAACTGACCTTACCTTGGATAGTTTGAATAAAGCCAATACGGTGCGTCCGGTTCCGGGCTCCAGCCGGAAAGGAGATAATCCGGTTTTGTTCTTAGTGGGAAACTCAACCATGCGTACCGGTACGTTGGGCAATGGGAACAACGGCCAGTGGGGCTGGGGGTATTTCGCCCATGAATATTTCGATGAAGACCGGATTACGGTAGAGAACCATGCCTTGGGAGGTACAAGCAGCCGTACCTTTTATACCAAGTTGTGGAAGGATGTACTGAAAGGCGTGCGCAAAGGCGACTGGGTTATCATTGAGTTAGGGCATAACGATAACGGTCCGTACGATAGCGGACGGGCACGCGCTTCTATTCCCGGTATCGGTAAAGACACCCTGAATGTGACGATAAAGGAAACGGGCGAGAAGGAAACCGTTTATACGTATGGCGAATACATGCGCCGTTTTATCCGGGAAACCAAGGAAAAGGGAGCTTATCCGGTTCTTTTCTCTCTTACTCCGCGCAATGCATGGGAGGATGCCGACAGTACCATTATCACGCGTGTGAATAAGACCTTCGGCCTATGGGCGAAGCAGGTTGCCAAGAAAGAACACGTTCCGTTTATCGACCTGAACGAGATTACGGCGCGCAAGTTCGAGAAGTTCGGCAAGGAAAAGGTAAAGACGATGTTTTATATCGACCGTATCCATACCAGCACGTTCGGTGCGCGGGTCAATGCCGAATCGGCAGCGGAAGGCATCCGTGCTTGCAAGGGACTGGAGCTTGCCAAGTACCTGAAGCCTGTAGAAAAAGATACCGTGACAGGCTCAAGCCGGAAGAAAGGATGCCCGGTGCTTTTCACCGTGGGCGACAGCACAGTGCGCAACCAGGATGAAGACGAGAACGGACAATGGGGCTGGGGCAGTGTCATTGCCGAACTCTTCGACCTCGACCGCATCTCGGTAGAGAATTGCGCAAAGGCAGGACGCAGCGCACGTACTTATTTGGAAGAAGGGCGTTGGGATAAAGTTTATCATGCGCTTCAGCCCGGTGATTTTGTCTTGATTCAGTTCGGACATAACGATGCCGGCGATATCAACACGGGCAAGGCACGTGCCGAACTTCCCGGTGCGGGAGATGAAAGCAAGGTTTTCCTGATGGAAGCGACACGGAAGTACAACGTGGTTTATACCTTCGGATGGTATTTGCGCAAATTCATTATGGATGCGAAAGAGAAAGGTGCTATTCCTATCGTATTGAGCCATACGCCTCGCAACATGTGGGATAACGGCAAGATTCAGAGCAATGCCGATTCGTTCGGAAAATGGACGAAAGAAGCAGCCGAAAGAGCCGGTGCTTATTTTATTGACCTCAATAAGATTTCGGGCGATAAACTGCAGAAGCTGGGTTATGAAGAGGGCTTGAAAGAAGTGATGCCTTATTTCTGCAAAGACCATACGCACACTTCGAAACAGGGTGCGCGCCTGAACGCGAAGAGTATCGTTGAGGGCTTGCAACAGACCGATTGTGCATTGAAAGAATACTTGAAATAA
- the rhaM gene encoding L-rhamnose mutarotase, whose product MKREAFKMYLKPGCEAEYEKRHAAIWPEMKALLAKNGVFDYSIYWDKETNILFAFQKTEGEAGSQDLGSQEIVQKWWDYMADIMEVNPDNSPVSIPLKEVFHMD is encoded by the coding sequence ATGAAAAGAGAAGCATTTAAAATGTATCTGAAGCCCGGATGTGAGGCTGAGTACGAAAAACGGCATGCGGCTATTTGGCCCGAAATGAAAGCCTTGTTGGCAAAGAACGGTGTGTTTGACTATTCCATTTATTGGGATAAGGAAACCAATATCCTTTTTGCTTTCCAAAAGACAGAAGGTGAAGCCGGCTCGCAAGATTTAGGCAGTCAGGAGATTGTGCAGAAGTGGTGGGATTACATGGCAGACATAATGGAAGTCAATCCGGATAACTCACCGGTATCCATTCCGCTGAAAGAGGTGTTCCACATGGACTGA
- the fabD gene encoding ACP S-malonyltransferase: protein MKAFVFPGQGAQFVGMGKDLYETSPLAKELFEKANEILGYRITDIMFNGTDEDLRQTKVTQPAVFLHSVISALCLGDEFKPEMTAGHSLGEFSALVAAGALSFEDGLKLVYARAMAMQKACEMQPSTMAAIIALPDEKVEEICAQVSQEGEVCVAANFNCPGQIVISGSIEGINKACELMKAAGAKRALPLKVGGAFHSPLMNPAKVELEAAINATEFHAPKCPIYQNVDARPHTDPAEIKANLVAQLTASVRWTQTVQNMIADGATEFVECGPGAVLQGLIKKINKEANAHGI from the coding sequence ATGAAAGCATTTGTATTCCCCGGCCAGGGAGCACAATTCGTAGGTATGGGAAAAGACCTTTACGAGACCTCTCCACTGGCGAAAGAATTATTCGAGAAAGCGAACGAAATCTTAGGATACCGCATTACGGATATCATGTTCAACGGCACTGACGAAGACTTGCGCCAGACCAAGGTGACCCAGCCTGCCGTATTCCTGCACTCGGTTATCTCGGCATTGTGTTTAGGCGATGAGTTCAAGCCCGAAATGACCGCCGGACACTCATTAGGCGAATTCTCGGCACTGGTAGCTGCCGGAGCCTTGTCGTTCGAAGACGGATTGAAGCTGGTATATGCCCGTGCCATGGCGATGCAGAAGGCTTGCGAAATGCAACCCTCTACCATGGCGGCTATCATCGCTTTGCCCGATGAGAAAGTGGAAGAAATCTGTGCACAGGTAAGCCAGGAGGGCGAAGTATGCGTAGCCGCTAACTTCAATTGCCCGGGACAAATCGTCATCTCAGGTTCTATCGAAGGCATCAACAAGGCTTGCGAACTGATGAAGGCAGCCGGAGCGAAACGTGCCCTTCCGCTGAAGGTAGGCGGTGCTTTCCATTCTCCGTTGATGAACCCGGCTAAAGTAGAACTGGAAGCGGCTATCAACGCCACGGAATTCCATGCGCCGAAATGCCCCATCTACCAAAATGTAGATGCCAGACCGCATACAGACCCGGCTGAAATCAAAGCCAACTTAGTAGCCCAATTGACCGCATCGGTACGCTGGACACAGACTGTACAAAACATGATTGCCGACGGAGCCACTGAATTCGTAGAATGCGGACCGGGTGCCGTATTGCAGGGATTGATTAAGAAAATCAACAAGGAAGCGAACGCACACGGAATCTAA